The following proteins are encoded in a genomic region of Necator americanus strain Aroian chromosome II, whole genome shotgun sequence:
- a CDS encoding hypothetical protein (NECATOR_CHRII.G5985.T2): MPTRNLSTCHDLFEPFLWKMKEICLVRNRNVFAAKYTLILRYLRENEETFLHQRRSQQNYGLSLSSVVGGEAENVQDALYSSDGDEEMMEVAAEDEVENANRAHQRKEEQTKRRKPVLDIPDCAQDERGAFVVCLRMQPSNSTDNQICWIRCHNIGKTSIQL; the protein is encoded by the exons ATGCCAACACGAAACTTATCAACATGT CATGACCTCTTCGAGCCGTTCCTCTGGAAGATGAAGGAGATATGCCTCGTCCGTAACAGAAACGTGTTCGCGGCGAAATACACGTTGATACTGAGGTACCTccgtgaaaatgaagaaacgtTCTTGCATC AGCGCCGCTCGCAGCAAAATTATGGGTTGTCATTGTCCTCGGTAGTAGGTGGAGAGGCTGAGAATGTGCAAGATGCACTCTATAGCAGCGATGGAGATGAAGAGATGATGGAGGTTGCAGCGGAAGATGAAGTGGAGAACGCAAAT CGAGCCCATCAACGCAAGGAGGAGCAAACTAAGCGACGAAAGCCAGTGCTGGACATTCCGGACTGTGCGCAAGACGAGAGGGGCGCGTTTGTTGTTTGCCTTCGGATGCAGCCAAGTAATAGCACAGACAATCAGATTTGTTGGATTCGTTGTCACAA CATCGGGAAAACGAGTATACAACTGTGA
- a CDS encoding hypothetical protein (NECATOR_CHRII.G5986.T1): protein MHVCLRSMPSAAKTKSGRIFRAPTDQARKLERRRENKKNKRDRQQIRQTIAKCYDVDDSTTKMLAIERQILGLDKPQFHIDVLRKKQRTIMDMVNKRRSVLQTLKDEKELKELNEKLQHYYSDCKKLQALAEQERLARNADVNFIPLPEGEQAEGELRRVQIMGPQPSAPVKKKVEFKLPRGGPRRQGIRPPGPPCGLPPELSDSEGEGDEHDPYHVPLPADDDLAPVIIPDFDAPNKFPKFPPIMPLRQPPGPPPPGPVPPRFNPMGIPMPPLPVASNDGGAVISSAPVIRRDREQPVIGPQAPTVVSAAPQLRNLRKETVKLVPVVLKRKPAGVRPKPAIRRPQTEATQQAKTTDEAYNEFMKELADLI, encoded by the exons ATGCATGTTTGTTTGAGATCTATGCCGTCCGCTGCAAAAACTAAAAGTGGAAGGATATTCCGCGCACCTACAGATCAG GCGAGAAAGCTTGAACGAAGGCgtgagaataaaaagaataagcgCGATCGACAACAGATCCGTCAAACTATCGCTAAATGCTACGATGTCGATGATTCTACCACCAAAATGCTCGCAATTGAAAGGCAAA ttcttGGTCTTGATAAACCCCAGTTCCACATCGACGTTCTTAGGAAGAAACAGCGG ACGATCATGGACATGGTGAACAAAAGGCGTTCTGTGCTCCAAACGCTGAAGGACGAGAAAGAACTCAAGGAATTGAATGAAAAGCTCCAGCATTACTACTCAGACTGCAAAAAGCTGCAGGCTCTTGCTG AGCAAGAACGACTTGCTCGCAATGCTGACGTTAACTTTATCCCGCTGCCTGAAGGAGAACAGGCTGAAGGTGAGTTGCGTAGGGTGCAGATCATGGGTCCACAACCTTCAGCTCCTGTCAA gaaaaaagtcGAGTTCAAGTTGCCGAGAGGTGGACCTCGACGTCAAGGCATTCGTCCGCCTGGTCCTCCATGTGGGCTTCCTCCAGAACTTAGTGATAGCGAAGGAGAAGGTGATGAACACGACCCATATCATGTCCCATTACCAGCCGATGATGATCTAGCCCCAGTAATTA TTCCTGATTTTGATGCACCGAACAAGTTCCCTAAATTTCCTCCAATCATGCCTTTACGCCAAC CTCCTGGTCCTCCTCCTCCTGGTCCTGTTCCCCCAAGGTTCAATCCTATGGGGATTCCAATGCCTCCACTGCCTGTTGCATCAAATGATG GAGGTGCTGTTATTTCATCAGCTCCTGTTATCCGCCGTGATAGAGAACAACCGGTCATTGGTCCTCAAGCGCCAACAGTAGTTTCAGCCGCTCCGCAGCTGAGAAATTTGCGCAAAGAAACAGTGAag cttGTACCTGTTGTGCTCAAGCGCAAACCTGCAGGTGTTCGTCCTAAACCTGCTATTCGGCGGCCACAGACAGAAGCAACACAGCAGGCGAAGACTACCGACGAAGCCTATAATGAATTCATGAAAGAGTTAGCAGATCTCATTTGA
- a CDS encoding hypothetical protein (NECATOR_CHRII.G5985.T1) translates to MQNLMAFSYIDQHEMRAEMDSCWSNAKTVSAEVWAETVVYGRHVQLNVPHAEIGKLLLLRLNGIELCQPLTYFLIGLSIIFDYAVPVFMACATGHEEECQHETYQHVYSFFALERRSQQNYGLSLSSVVGGEAENVQDALYSSDGDEEMMEVAAEDEVENANRAHQRKEEQTKRRKPVLDIPDCAQDERGAFVVCLRMQPTSGKRVYNCEYCGASFNNSHHEIAEHAHQQHPEDSDEFVVETFTFQNVQDYQMVFTGHAGPASLPLVSFPRQCHPRCSQVQGDVDEVLEPYPPEPSGGPPV, encoded by the exons ATGCAGAATCTGATGGCATTCAGCTATATAGACCAGCATGAAATGCGAGCGGAGATGGATTCGTGCTGG TCTAACGCAAAGACAGTGTCTGCGGAAGTGTGGGCAGAGACCGTTGTGTATGGACGACACGTTCAACTTAACGTTCCACACGCTGAGATTGGCAAGCTATTACTGTTGCGGTTGAATGGGATAGAGCTTTGCCAACCGCTTACCTACTTTCTTATAG GTCTTTCCATCATCTTCGACTATGCGGTTCCCGTGTTTATGGCATGTGCAACAGGCCATGAAGAGGAATGCCAACACGAAACTTATCAACATGTGTactctttttttgcactaG AGCGCCGCTCGCAGCAAAATTATGGGTTGTCATTGTCCTCGGTAGTAGGTGGAGAGGCTGAGAATGTGCAAGATGCACTCTATAGCAGCGATGGAGATGAAGAGATGATGGAGGTTGCAGCGGAAGATGAAGTGGAGAACGCAAAT CGAGCCCATCAACGCAAGGAGGAGCAAACTAAGCGACGAAAGCCAGTGCTGGACATTCCGGACTGTGCGCAAGACGAGAGGGGCGCGTTTGTTGTTTGCCTTCGGATGCAGCCAA CATCGGGAAAACGAGTATACAACTGTGAGTACTGTGGTGCCTCATTTAACAAT AGTCACCATGAGATCGCAGAGCATGCCCATCAACAGCATCCTGAAGACTCAGACGAGTTTGTGGTGGAAACATTCACCTTCCAGAATGTGCAAGATTATCAG ATGGTCTTCACTGGACATGCGggcccagcatctcttccactcgtttcgttccctcgccaatgtcatccaagatgttctcaagttcaGGGTGACGTTGatgaggtccttgagccgtatccacctGAGCCCTCAGGTGGTCCACctgtgtag
- a CDS encoding hypothetical protein (NECATOR_CHRII.G5984.T1) → MRRIDDRWTKRTLEWILRDAMRPRGRQPTRWGDVFATQVDHLRAQVDTAQGPHQRHPELENILDDIGEGTKRVEEMLGPHVQ, encoded by the coding sequence atgagaagaatcgacgatagatggactaaaagaacgctagagtggatcctaAGAGATGCTAtgcgccctcgagggagacagccaacgagatggggtgacgtgttcgctacacagGTGGACCACCTGAGGGCTCaggtggatacggctcaaggacctcatCAACGTCACCCtgaacttgagaacatcttggatgacattggcgagggaacgaaacgagtggaagagatgctgggccCGCATGTCCAGTGA
- a CDS encoding hypothetical protein (NECATOR_CHRII.G5983.T1): protein MKAKLAVAWLLSLGKRLFATPAYSLPQYPAHWALPSQTSDGTATCERRSNLRKALQDDLSKHRQKKILEAAQRRSSLKNCRRDLREYNIPLAALPSADGTRTSSHREVEIITERSYSNLFRSSTPVSSPIIPAGEAPPRILPSEVRVATKSMKPGTALGPDFISADFLRAGGHPLHVILAAHMTFFSDFREKGSQTSGRPREPFLSTRKVTERTFGITVRYAC, encoded by the exons atgaaagctaagctcgccgtggcatggctgcttagtttggggaaacgtctctttgccactccagcatattcactgcctcagtaccctgcacactgggccctgccgtctcagacgtcggacggtacgGCAACctgtgagaggcgatcaaatctcag aaaagcgttgcaggatgATCTTTCGAAacacaggcagaagaagatcctggaagcagcacaaagaagatcGAGTCTAAAGAACTGCCGCAGGGATcttcgcgaatataatattccgctagcagccctGCCGAGCgcagacgggactcgcacgtcttctcatcGTGAagtggaaatcattacggagaggtcctactcgaaccttttccgctcatcaactcctgtgtcaagtcCGATCATCCCcgctggtgaagctccaccacggattctcccctcggaagtacgagtcgctaccaagagcatgaaacctggcacagccctcggacctgattttatatcagctgactttcttcgggctggtggccatccgcttcatgtaatcttagcagcgcacatgacattcTTTTCAGACTTCAGagagaaaggatcccagaccagtggaagacctcgcgaaccgttcttatccacaagaaaggtgaccgagaggaccttcggaattACCGttcgatatgcttgctga
- a CDS encoding hypothetical protein (NECATOR_CHRII.G5987.T2) produces MSTHAVVFLLCAKSANIISVRAVAGTPIVGLVTKVRCQGRVFRAKIVFLSSKMACDAAIKNVTEDGDMRKNFSVANCSGTSSERENDQQESFRLCKAIKELIILVREHHEEITAMLREQRAVVDARFGRLELRISRIEEMLERKFANASG; encoded by the exons ATGTCGACCCATGCTGTTGTATTTTTGCTGTGTGCTAAAAGTGCTAATATTATATCAGTAAGAGCTGTCGCAGGAACTCCCATCGTAGGACTAGTTACTAAGGTTCGGTGCCAGGGAAGAGTTTTTCGCGCGAAG aTAGTGTTCCTTAGTTCGAAAATGGCCTGTGATGCGGCAATTAAAAATGTGACAGAAGATGGCGACATGAGGAAGAACTTCTCCGTAGCTAACTGTAGCGGCACCTCTTCAGAACGAGAGAACGATCAACAGGAGAGCTTCCGCTTATGCAAAGCAATTAAGGAATTGATCATTCTAGTTCGCGAACATCATGAAGAAATAACGGCGATGCTCCGCGAACAACGTGCCGTTGTGGATGCGAGATTTGGAAGACTTGAACTGCGAATCTCCAGGATTGAAGAAATGTTGGAGAGGAAATTTGCCAATGCTTCGGGTTAA
- a CDS encoding hypothetical protein (NECATOR_CHRII.G5983.T2) yields MKAKLAVAWLLSLGKRLFATPAYSLPQYPAHWALPSQTSDGTATCERRSNLRGGSVAKCVERASKPRTTNLGRISKTTKELLERRRTLRLDINASHIERQKKILEAAQRRSSLKNCRRDLREYNIPLAALPSADGTRTSSHREVEIITERSYSNLFRSSTPVSSPIIPAGEAPPRILPSEVRVATKSMKPGTALGPDFISADFLRAGGHPLHVILAAHMTFFSDFREKGSQTSGRPREPFLSTRKVTERTFGITVRYAC; encoded by the exons atgaaagctaagctcgccgtggcatggctgcttagtttggggaaacgtctctttgccactccagcatattcactgcctcagtaccctgcacactgggccctgccgtctcagacgtcggacggtacgGCAACctgtgagaggcgatcaaatctcag AGGAGGTTCCGTTGCCAAATGTgttgagcgtgcctcgaagccgcgcacgacaaacttgggtcgaatttcgaagaccaccaaggaattgttggaaagaagaaggactttgaggcttgatataaatgcatcgcacattgagcg gcagaagaagatcctggaagcagcacaaagaagatcGAGTCTAAAGAACTGCCGCAGGGATcttcgcgaatataatattccgctagcagccctGCCGAGCgcagacgggactcgcacgtcttctcatcGTGAagtggaaatcattacggagaggtcctactcgaaccttttccgctcatcaactcctgtgtcaagtcCGATCATCCCcgctggtgaagctccaccacggattctcccctcggaagtacgagtcgctaccaagagcatgaaacctggcacagccctcggacctgattttatatcagctgactttcttcgggctggtggccatccgcttcatgtaatcttagcagcgcacatgacattcTTTTCAGACTTCAGagagaaaggatcccagaccagtggaagacctcgcgaaccgttcttatccacaagaaaggtgaccgagaggaccttcggaattACCGttcgatatgcttgctga
- a CDS encoding hypothetical protein (NECATOR_CHRII.G5987.T1): MACDAAIKNVTEDGDMRKNFSVANCSGTSSERENDQQESFRLCKAIKELIILVREHHEEITAMLREQRAVVDARFGRLELRISRIEEMLERKFANASG, from the coding sequence ATGGCCTGTGATGCGGCAATTAAAAATGTGACAGAAGATGGCGACATGAGGAAGAACTTCTCCGTAGCTAACTGTAGCGGCACCTCTTCAGAACGAGAGAACGATCAACAGGAGAGCTTCCGCTTATGCAAAGCAATTAAGGAATTGATCATTCTAGTTCGCGAACATCATGAAGAAATAACGGCGATGCTCCGCGAACAACGTGCCGTTGTGGATGCGAGATTTGGAAGACTTGAACTGCGAATCTCCAGGATTGAAGAAATGTTGGAGAGGAAATTTGCCAATGCTTCGGGTTAA